TATGTGGATGATATTTGGAAACGCAATTGGTTAACCAACAACGGCCCATTGGTAAAAGAACTTGAATTAAAGCTAAAAGAGTATTTGAGTGTAAAGCACTTACTTTTTTTAGGCAATGGTACTATAGCACTGCAAATAGCAATAAAAGCTTTGGAGCTAAAAGGTGAAATTATTACCACGCCATTTAGTTATGTTGCCACCACAAGCAGTATAGTGTGGGAAGGTTGCACTCCGGTGTTTGTAGATATTGATGCCACTATGAATATCAATCCATTATTAATAGAAGCAGCAATAACAAAAAAAACTTCAGCCATACTTGCCACACATGTATACGGCAATCCCTGCGATATTGCAGCAATTACAAAGTTGGCGAAAAAATATAACCTTAAAGTTATATACGATGCAGCACATTGCTTTGGGTCGATGTATAAGGGCAAATCGGTATTCAATTATGGCGACATCACTATAGGAAGTTTTCATGCTACAAAAATTTTTCATACCATAGAAGGAGGAGCAGTAACTACAAAAGACAAAGCATTGATAAAAAAAATGTCGCACCTGCGCAACTTTGGTCATGCCGGACCCGACAAATTTATTGGCGTTGGCATCAATGGCAAAAACTCTGAGTTTCATGCCGCAATGGGCCTCACGAATTTAAAATATGTAGATGAAATACTGGCAAAAAGAAAGTCAGACCATCAGTTATACGACAACCATCTCCAGCACTTACAATTACAAAAGCCCCTGGTATTGAAAAACGCAGGGTATAATTATTCGTACTATCCTGTGGCATTTAAAACAGAAAAAGATTGCATGAAAGTTTTTGATGGCTTACAAAAGTACAATGTTTTTACCCGCAGATATTTTTATCCCCTTCTATCGACACTTGATTATGTAAAACATAAAAAAATGCCCGTTGCCGATAATCTTTCGAAACGAATTTTATGCCTGCCGCTTTATTTTGAATTGTCGAAAACCGAAATCGATTTGATTTGCAAAATGATAATAAGGATATTGAAATAGAGTGATGAAAATTGGAATAATGCAACCGTATTTTTTTCCGTATATTGGTTATTTTCAGTTAATAGAAGCTGTTGATGAATTTGTTTTTTACGATGATGTGCAATTTATAAATAACGGATGGATTAACCGTAACCGTATTCTAATAAATAAAGAGGCCAAAATGGTTACTGTGCCTTTGGCAAATGCCTCGTACAAAAAATTAATTAATGAAATTCCTTTGTTGCCAAAGACAAAATATAAAATATTAACATCGATAGAATTAGCGTATAAAAAAGCGCCAAACTTTGAAACAGTTTTTCCACTCATAAGCGAAGTAATTGCTACCGACTACAAAATGATTTCAGAACTATCTACAGCAAGCGTTATGTGTGTGTCCCAATACCTAGATTTAAAAACCCGATTTCACATCAGCTCACAATCCTTTGCTAATTCGGCACAATTGAAAAAAGAAAATCGCCTATATGATATTTGCGCGCAAACAAAAGCTACTACTTACATAAATACAATAGGTGGCAAATCGCTGTACAATAAACAAGACTTTGCTAACAGAAATATACAATTATATTTTACTGAACCCAATGCAATAAATTACAAGCAATGGGGAAATAATTTCATACCGTGGCTTTCAATCATCGATGTAATGATGTTTAATACCAAAGCAGAAATAAAACAAATGTTAAGCAATTATAAAATAACGTGATGCAAAAGATTGGCATACATAGCGTACCCCGGTCGGGCTCATCATGGTTAGCACAAATATTTAACAGTGCCCCGCAAGTAGTTGTAAAATTTCAACCATTGTTTTCTTATGCATTCAAAAACTATTTGAATGAAAATTCTACCTCCGAAGACATCAGCAATTTTTTCGCGCAAATTTCACTTAGCGATGATGCATTTATAAATCAATCGCAGCAAAGAGATATAGGTATATATCCAACATTTAAAAAAGATAAAAACCTTACCCATATCATTTATAAAGAAGTGAGATATCACCATATTATTAAAAACCTTTTGATGAAGGATAAAGAAATAATATTGTTCGGGCTCATCCGCAATCCGTTTGCGGTAATAAATTCGTGGCTCAATACACCACGCGAATTTCGTAAAGATTTGGGTTGGAGCGAAGAACAAGAGTGGCTATTTGCAACAGCAAAAAACGAAAATAAAATAGAAGAGTTTTTTGGTTTTAATAAGTGGATGGAAGTTGCCCTGATGTTCGAAGAGTTGGCAGCAATATATCCCGAACGATTTTACATAATACAGTATTCTAATTTATTGGCTGACACGCATACGGAAATAAAAAAGATGTTCAACTTTGCCCGCATACCGATGGAACAAACTACTGTTGATTTCATACAAGCATCGCGAAATAAAAATGATAATAATAAATACTCAGTTTATAAACAGCGGGCAATGGATGAAAACTGGAAAAACGAATTGAGTCCCACGATAATTTTGGGAATTGAAAAAATATTGGCTACGAAAACACAATTGCTAAAGTATTTATAAATAATAGTGTTGAATCTAATTAATCAAAAAAACAAAATACATTTTATCGCAAATATGCGTAATTTTGAACAGTTAGATACTGTGGTTAACATAGCAAAAAATTCGGCATGAGTGGTCGCAAAAAATTATCGCATTATTAAAATATTAAGTATATTAGTTATAGAAATGAAATTAGCAGAAAACATTTTTTTTCAAGAATAATAAATATGGCGAAAAATGATATTCAAAAAATCGTTACCTAAACAGTAAAAAAAATGGTTCAACTATTTATGTCATTTGAAAAATGTATAACCACTTGTAAAATATTAAGTGCTCCAAACAAAATAAAAAATAGCAATCCTTTTGTGCTTTTTATTATTATAATGGCGAAGATCAATACATTGCAATGCTTTGATAAAAATAATTATGCCGGCAACAATACATGTTACATGCACTATAGAAAATAAATGATGGTAGAAATAAAAAATAAAAATACTCTGCCACCATTGGTTTCTATAGCATGCATTACGTATAACCATTCACAATTTATTAAACAGTGTTTGGATAGTATATTAATGCAGAAAATAAATTTTACATTTGAAATTGTAATTCATGATGATGCATCGACCGATGGTACAAGGGAAATTATTGAGGAGTATGCAACACGCTATCCCGATATTATTTTTGCAATGTATCAAACCGAAAATCAATTTTCGAAAGGCGTAAGAGGTATTAATCCAAGGTTTAACTATAACCGATGCAGGGGTAACTATATAGCACTTTGTGATGGTGATGATTACTGGACCGATGAGAATAAATTGCAAAAGCAGATAGATTTTTTGCAAGCCAATCATGAATACAGTATGTGTTGCCATGATGCTTTGGTAAAACCATATTATGGAAAAGACTTTATTTATAATGATTATAAAAGCGACCTGGATTTTGAATTTGAGCAATTGATATATCAAAACCGTATACCTACGGCTTCTATTGTTTACAGGAAATTTTATATCGATCCGGAATTTTTTAATGGACTTATGGCCGGAGATTGGTTGTTGATTTTATTAAATGCCGAACGTGGCAAAATTCGCTATTTTAATAATGTAATGAGTGTTTACCGTGTTCACACCAATTCGATATGGAGCAATATGGAGCCAAACGAAATGGTTTTAAAAGGGGTAGCAGTAATGGACAAATTGAACAGGCATTTCAAATACAAATACGATACTATTTTTAAGGATGCTATACGAAAAAGGATGGAGAAATATTCACATAGCAAAAACAATAAAGGCTATTTTTGGAACATGCGAAAAAAGATAATCTTTCAAATAAAAAGGAAACTGACTTTTTAAGTATGCAAATGATTATCAATAATAGCTTAATAAATAAAAGTGCAACAATAAACTGTGCAAAAAGAATACGATGAGAATTGCGATTTGTAATACAATTAGAGAAGCATATTCCGAAACATTTGTGAAAGCGCAGGTAGATTTTCTGCCGGCAGCCTTGGTATTGCATGATGGTATGCCACCAACCATGGTTGATGGAAAGCTAATAAAGGCAGAAAATAAAAAAATAGCGGAATTAACAGGAGGAACAAAAGTTGCACAAGAATCATTATCGCTCGAAGATGAAATTGTGTGTTTGCTAAAACGCGAAAAAATAGATATTGTACTTGCACAATTTGGTCCCGTAGGATATTCAATCCGCGAAGTATGTAGAAAAGCTCAAATTCCTTTTGTTGTTCACTTTCATGGATATGATGCCAGCGGAAATAAACTATTGGCTGACTATGAGGAAAAATATAAACTTCTTTTTTCAGACGCCAAGGGAGTAATAGCAGTATCAAAAATAATGGCGAAAAAACTTCGCGAAATAGGATGTCCGGCAGAAAAAATTACACTCATATATTACGGACCAAATGCAAAGTTTTTTGATTTAAAACCAAAATATGACAGCGTAACTTTTTTTGGAATTGGAAGATTTGTTGATAAAAAAGCCCCCTACTTAACGTTGCTGGCTTTTGCCGAAGTGCTGAAAAAAGTGCCCGAAGCCAAATTAATATTGGGAGGTGATGGTATATTGCTAAATACATGTAAGAATATTGCAAAAGCGTTTGGTATCGAAAACAGTGTTTCGTTTCCGGGAATATTGAAGCCCGAAGAAACAATGCAACTTATGGAGAAATCATTAGCCTATGTGCAACATTCTGTAATTGCCGATACGGGCGATAGTGAGGGTACTCCTGTGGCCGTGCTTGAAGCGGCCGCTGCCGCTTTGCCGGTTATTGCCACATACCATGGCGGTATACCCGATGTAATAATAAATAACGAAACCGGTTTTTTGCTTGAAGAGTATGATATTGCAGGAATGGCACAGGCTATGTTAACCTTGATTGATAATAAAGAAAATGCGAAAAAGCTTGGAATGGCGGGCCGCGAACGAATAAAAAATAATTTTACCATGGATAAATACATTAGTGATATTCGAAATCTATTGAATACAACTGTTGAGAATGAAAAAGGACTATTGATTAGTCAACTGCAACAAATTGTTGAGGAAAAGGAAGTAAAAGCTTCAGCACTGGAAGCCAATGTTCTGGAACTAAAAAAAATAATTGAAGAAAAAGAAAATAATGCGCTGGAACTAAAAAAAATAATTGAGGAAAAAGAAAATACAATTAAGCAAAAAGAAAACAATGTTATAGAATTAAAAAAGATAGTAGCAGAAAAAGAAAACACCGTTAAGAGTTTAGAAAATACAATTGAACAAAAAGAAAACAATGTTATAGAATTAAAAAGATAGTAGCAGAAAAAGAAAACACTGTTAAGAGTTTAGAAAATACAATGGAGCAAAAAGAAAACAATGTTATAGAATTGAATAAAGTAGTAGAGGAAACAGAAAACAATGTTAAAGAATTAAATAAAGTAGTAGAGGAAAAAGAAAATACAGTAAAGACATTAGAAAATGTAATTAATGAGAAGGCAACTAAAGTCAAGCAATTAGAAACAATTATTGGCGAAAAGGAAAAAATTATTGCATCAAAAGATATTCGAATCGAATCGATTTATGAATCCATAACTTTTAAACTTGGAAAGGTATTACTCTCTCCAATTGTTTTTGTAGTAAACTTGTTCAAAAAGTAAGACGATGCCAAAAATATCTGTTGTTGTTCCTGTTTACAATACTGCATCGTATTTAGCCGAATGCCTGAATTCGATAATGAATCAAACGTTTAATGATATTGAAATCATTTGTGTGAATGATGGTTCAACTGATGATTCGCCATTGATGTTGGAGAGTTTTAAAAATAAAGACGAAAGAATTGTTGTTATAAATAAAAAAAATGGCGGCTTATCAAGTGCACGAAATACCGGTATAAAGCATGCCAAAGGCGAGTATGTATATTTTATTGATAGCGATGATTATTTAGAACTCGATGCTTTTGAACGATTGAATAAAAGTATTTTAGAAGACAAACCGCAAGTGGTTTGCTTTGGTTTAAAAGCTTTTTTGGACCCATCGTTTACCGAGGCCACGTTCGATTTAGCAGGAAAAGAAAAATACTACGAAAGAAGTTATCTTGAAGAAAAAGTTTATAGCGGCCCCGAGTTGTATGAGGTACTTTTGGCAAAAAATAATTTTGTTTCCAGTTGTTGTTTGTATTTAACTGAAAGAAAATTTCTTTTACAAACGGGTATTACTTTCTATGAAGGTTTGTTGCACGAAGATGAATTATTTACAAGGCTTCTTTTTTTTAAAACCGAGCGTATAAAAATTCTAAAAAATAAATTCTACAACAGGAGGTACAGGAATGATTCAATAACAACAGTACAGTATACAGAAAAAAATGCTACAGCACTTTTAGTTATTGCCGAATCATTGTTTGAGTTGAATAAGGAAATACGAAGCGAAACTTTGAATAGAGATGTATCAATATTTTTCAATTTGTCGATAAATTTAATAGAGAAGTTAGCGCCACAAAAAAATACAAAAACAAAAGCTACCATTAAACACCTTTACAAGTCACATTTAAAAAAACAATTTCCAAAATATAATAATAGGTTATTTATTTTACGTTTTCAGTTTTTAAAACCAATGATTGCCTGGTGGGAAAAAAAGAAGGCCAGTAAGAAAAGATAGATGTTGCTTACACTATAATTACGCGTATGTTGCGTGAATTGAATGTATTGGATAATATGTCAAAATAATAAAACGTAAAATGGCGGCAAAGCATAGGTTAGATATAATGAGGTTTGTAATAAAATATTTTTACTAATTTTGAGTAGTAGTTATCGCTAAAAGAAAAGTTATGGCAAAGGTTACGGTCATTATTCCGGTTTATAATACGCAAGATTATTTGCAACAGTGTTTAGATTCTGTTATCAATCAATCGTTAACCGACATTGAAATAATTTGTATTAACGATGGTTCAACAGACAATTCATTAAGTATATTAAAGGAGTATGCAGCGCAGAATAATCGGTTACGAATTATAGATATTGAACGTGGCGGACAAGGAACAGCAAGAAACATGGCAATAAAAGAAGCAACGGGCGAATATTTGGGTTTTGTTGATAGCGATGATTGGATAGAAAATGACATGTTTGAAGAACTTTATAATTCAGCTTCCACTTTTGCAACGGATGTAACTGTGTGTGAATTGAATCACTTTAACCAAGCTGAAAACATATTGGCGCAGCCTAACTGGAGAAAACTTCCCGGCCATATAAATTTTGATAATCGTGGTTTTCCCTGGGAAGAATTAGGTCGCGAATGTTTTCGAATTGGTTCTGAGCCTTGCAACAAAATCTATAGAAGAGATTTCATTATTAAGAATAACATCATATTTGCAAAAGGGGTGTATTATCAGGATGTTTTGTTTGTTTACCACAGCTTTGTAAAATCAATTGCCATAAGCTTTGTAAAAAAACCATTATATGTTTACCGGATAGATCGGGCAGGATCAACATCGGTAGATAAAGGCAAAAAACAATTTGATATTTTTAAAGTATTAGAATTATTGCAAATAGAAATGGAAAAGGCTCCGAATTTCAGCAATCTTGAATCGGAATTTCTAAAATATAGATTTGGTCAATACTTATACCATTTCAACAATGTGGTGAAGGTTCACAAAAAGGAATTTTGGTATCGTATAAAATCGGAATATGATAAACTTGGCAGTAGCCATAAAGAAGTTTTAAAATCGAGCAATATGCTGCTGAATCTTGCTTTGAATAAGAGTTACCTCTTTTATAACAATTATGAAACCGCTTCCAAATTGGAAGCGCGTATAAATAAAATTTTGTTTAGCCATAATATTGGACAATGGTTAAAGTCAAAAATAAAATAACATTTCGGTTGGTTGCAAAATTCTAAGCCATCAACTTTATTATTAATATAATACTAATGACATCGAACTCGCCTACAATTTCAATTATTGTTCCGGTATATAACACGGCTAAATATCTGGAAGAATGTTTAAACTCGCTGATAAATCAAACATTTAGTGATATTGAAATCATTTGTGTAAATGATGGTTCCCCTGATGGCTCAGCCGAAATCCTAAAATCGTATCAGGGCAGGGATAAAAGAATTATTGTTGTTGATCAAAAAAATGCCGGACTATCAGCAGCAAGAAATACAGGTATGCGATTAGCAAAAGGAAAATACATTGGCTTTGTAGATAGCGATGACTGGATTGATAATAATTTCTATGAGAAATTAATGCAATCAGCTGTAGAACATGATGCAGAAATAGCTATGGGCAATGTAATTTGGTTTTATGATCATGATAAAACTATTGAAGAGCGATCGTGGATTGAGAGGCTTATGTTTGCAATTGAAGCGGATGTAGCAGAATCGGTAAAAGACAAGAAAAAAGTAATACAAGCCTGTACGGTATGGAATAAAATATTTTTACGAAAACTTGTTGAAGAAAATAATATTTGGTTTTACGAAGGACTGTATTGGGAAGACAACCCTTTTACTGTTATATCAACTATACAAGCCAATAAGGTGGGGCTGGTGAAGGATGTTTTATATCACGTTCGTAAACATGAAAAAAGCATAACAGGCAGCGCCTCTTCTGACAGAAAGCCGTTTGATATTTTTAAAATAATGGCAGAACTGAAGAAGTTTTTCGTGAACGAGAAAATTGATTCAAGGGAAGGTTATAAATATTACTACGAGGATTTGCTATACTTTTATTACTACGTTCTTTTAACCGAAAAGGTACATGAGCGTTATAAAAAAGAATTTTATAAACGAGCACAAAAAGATTTCAATAAATTGGGCAAAGACAAAATTGAGTATTTGATAAAAACATATAAGCAATTCGAAATATTCAAAAATAAAGGCTATTCGATATTTATGATAACCAGCAATGTAAAGAATGCAGTTTATAACTACTATTGCACCTTTTACGATAAGTACTCGGAGGTAAAAAAGAAAATCACTAAATAATACCTTAATGCTACATCAATGAGCACAGCAAAAGTGAGTGTTATTATTCCGGTTTACAATACTGAGTTGTATTTGAATAAATGCCTCGATTCTGTAATTAATCAAACCTTAAAAGAGATTGAAATAATTTGTATAAACGATGGCTCAAAAGATAGCTCGCTCGACATTCTGAAAGCATATGCTAAAAAAGATGATCGCATTATAATTATTGATAAAAAAAATGGCGGCCAAGGTTTAGCAAGAAATATTGCCATTAAAAAAGCCACGGGCGAATATTTAGGATTTGTAGATAGCGATGATTGGATAGCCCACGATATGTTTGAAAAAATGTATTCATCGGCAAAAAATTCTGCAGCGGATGTTACTATTTGCGAGTTTAAATTATACAATTCAAAAACTGAGGAAATACAATTTCCTGAATGGACAAAAATTCAATTCAATAGCAGCCAGGATGAAAAGTCGTTTCATTGGTCGGAGGATATTGCCAGTACTCTGCTCATAAATAGTGGCCCATGTAACAAAATATACAGAACTGAGTTTGTAAAAAATATCAACGCAGAATTTGCCATTAATGTTCTCTATGAAGATATTTTATTCGTACTCAGTTGCATTCTAAAATCAAAAAAGATGAGTTACGTTAGAGAACCCTTTTATATAATCCGATACTATAGAGATGGTTCAACTTCGACCAACACCGGACGTAAGCAATTCGATATTTTCACAGTGTTTCAACTTCTTGAAGAAGTTATTAAAAATATAAGCGA
This window of the Bacteroidota bacterium genome carries:
- a CDS encoding DegT/DnrJ/EryC1/StrS family aminotransferase codes for the protein MIPITKPFLPPREEYIQYVDDIWKRNWLTNNGPLVKELELKLKEYLSVKHLLFLGNGTIALQIAIKALELKGEIITTPFSYVATTSSIVWEGCTPVFVDIDATMNINPLLIEAAITKKTSAILATHVYGNPCDIAAITKLAKKYNLKVIYDAAHCFGSMYKGKSVFNYGDITIGSFHATKIFHTIEGGAVTTKDKALIKKMSHLRNFGHAGPDKFIGVGINGKNSEFHAAMGLTNLKYVDEILAKRKSDHQLYDNHLQHLQLQKPLVLKNAGYNYSYYPVAFKTEKDCMKVFDGLQKYNVFTRRYFYPLLSTLDYVKHKKMPVADNLSKRILCLPLYFELSKTEIDLICKMIIRILK
- a CDS encoding WbqC family protein encodes the protein MKIGIMQPYFFPYIGYFQLIEAVDEFVFYDDVQFINNGWINRNRILINKEAKMVTVPLANASYKKLINEIPLLPKTKYKILTSIELAYKKAPNFETVFPLISEVIATDYKMISELSTASVMCVSQYLDLKTRFHISSQSFANSAQLKKENRLYDICAQTKATTYINTIGGKSLYNKQDFANRNIQLYFTEPNAINYKQWGNNFIPWLSIIDVMMFNTKAEIKQMLSNYKIT
- a CDS encoding sulfotransferase domain-containing protein, yielding MQKIGIHSVPRSGSSWLAQIFNSAPQVVVKFQPLFSYAFKNYLNENSTSEDISNFFAQISLSDDAFINQSQQRDIGIYPTFKKDKNLTHIIYKEVRYHHIIKNLLMKDKEIILFGLIRNPFAVINSWLNTPREFRKDLGWSEEQEWLFATAKNENKIEEFFGFNKWMEVALMFEELAAIYPERFYIIQYSNLLADTHTEIKKMFNFARIPMEQTTVDFIQASRNKNDNNKYSVYKQRAMDENWKNELSPTIILGIEKILATKTQLLKYL
- a CDS encoding glycosyltransferase, whose amino-acid sequence is MKNKNTLPPLVSIACITYNHSQFIKQCLDSILMQKINFTFEIVIHDDASTDGTREIIEEYATRYPDIIFAMYQTENQFSKGVRGINPRFNYNRCRGNYIALCDGDDYWTDENKLQKQIDFLQANHEYSMCCHDALVKPYYGKDFIYNDYKSDLDFEFEQLIYQNRIPTASIVYRKFYIDPEFFNGLMAGDWLLILLNAERGKIRYFNNVMSVYRVHTNSIWSNMEPNEMVLKGVAVMDKLNRHFKYKYDTIFKDAIRKRMEKYSHSKNNKGYFWNMRKKIIFQIKRKLTF
- a CDS encoding glycosyltransferase; translation: MRIAICNTIREAYSETFVKAQVDFLPAALVLHDGMPPTMVDGKLIKAENKKIAELTGGTKVAQESLSLEDEIVCLLKREKIDIVLAQFGPVGYSIREVCRKAQIPFVVHFHGYDASGNKLLADYEEKYKLLFSDAKGVIAVSKIMAKKLREIGCPAEKITLIYYGPNAKFFDLKPKYDSVTFFGIGRFVDKKAPYLTLLAFAEVLKKVPEAKLILGGDGILLNTCKNIAKAFGIENSVSFPGILKPEETMQLMEKSLAYVQHSVIADTGDSEGTPVAVLEAAAAALPVIATYHGGIPDVIINNETGFLLEEYDIAGMAQAMLTLIDNKENAKKLGMAGRERIKNNFTMDKYISDIRNLLNTTVENEKGLLISQLQQIVEEKEVKASALEANVLELKKIIEEKENNALELKKIIEEKENTIKQKENNVIELKKIVAEKENTVKSLENTIEQKENNVIELKR
- a CDS encoding glycosyltransferase family 2 protein is translated as MPKISVVVPVYNTASYLAECLNSIMNQTFNDIEIICVNDGSTDDSPLMLESFKNKDERIVVINKKNGGLSSARNTGIKHAKGEYVYFIDSDDYLELDAFERLNKSILEDKPQVVCFGLKAFLDPSFTEATFDLAGKEKYYERSYLEEKVYSGPELYEVLLAKNNFVSSCCLYLTERKFLLQTGITFYEGLLHEDELFTRLLFFKTERIKILKNKFYNRRYRNDSITTVQYTEKNATALLVIAESLFELNKEIRSETLNRDVSIFFNLSINLIEKLAPQKNTKTKATIKHLYKSHLKKQFPKYNNRLFILRFQFLKPMIAWWEKKKASKKR
- a CDS encoding glycosyltransferase, giving the protein MAKVTVIIPVYNTQDYLQQCLDSVINQSLTDIEIICINDGSTDNSLSILKEYAAQNNRLRIIDIERGGQGTARNMAIKEATGEYLGFVDSDDWIENDMFEELYNSASTFATDVTVCELNHFNQAENILAQPNWRKLPGHINFDNRGFPWEELGRECFRIGSEPCNKIYRRDFIIKNNIIFAKGVYYQDVLFVYHSFVKSIAISFVKKPLYVYRIDRAGSTSVDKGKKQFDIFKVLELLQIEMEKAPNFSNLESEFLKYRFGQYLYHFNNVVKVHKKEFWYRIKSEYDKLGSSHKEVLKSSNMLLNLALNKSYLFYNNYETASKLEARINKILFSHNIGQWLKSKIK
- a CDS encoding glycosyltransferase; this encodes MTSNSPTISIIVPVYNTAKYLEECLNSLINQTFSDIEIICVNDGSPDGSAEILKSYQGRDKRIIVVDQKNAGLSAARNTGMRLAKGKYIGFVDSDDWIDNNFYEKLMQSAVEHDAEIAMGNVIWFYDHDKTIEERSWIERLMFAIEADVAESVKDKKKVIQACTVWNKIFLRKLVEENNIWFYEGLYWEDNPFTVISTIQANKVGLVKDVLYHVRKHEKSITGSASSDRKPFDIFKIMAELKKFFVNEKIDSREGYKYYYEDLLYFYYYVLLTEKVHERYKKEFYKRAQKDFNKLGKDKIEYLIKTYKQFEIFKNKGYSIFMITSNVKNAVYNYYCTFYDKYSEVKKKITK
- a CDS encoding glycosyltransferase → MSTAKVSVIIPVYNTELYLNKCLDSVINQTLKEIEIICINDGSKDSSLDILKAYAKKDDRIIIIDKKNGGQGLARNIAIKKATGEYLGFVDSDDWIAHDMFEKMYSSAKNSAADVTICEFKLYNSKTEEIQFPEWTKIQFNSSQDEKSFHWSEDIASTLLINSGPCNKIYRTEFVKNINAEFAINVLYEDILFVLSCILKSKKMSYVREPFYIIRYYRDGSTSTNTGRKQFDIFTVFQLLEEVIKNISEFKTIKSAFYKYKFSRYFFHYTEVSAEHKKEFLNRIFKEYDKADDVVKVELLRNFPQLERPDEKKNNSNKLSNWYLKFKTPVEQKLQRFNIKGRYTKLKKTVKHILFSHNLKARFRNAIKKLTP